Genomic DNA from Bacillota bacterium:
GGGCCAGGGGATGATCGGAATCGTACCCGATCTGTGTCGGCAGGTCGAAGGCAACACTCAGACCGGTCTGCCCCTGATCCAGTAAATACCTGAATCTTTCATTGGTTTCTTCGGCGCTGCCGAATCCGGCATACTGGCGCATGGTCCACAGACGGCCCCTGTACATGGTCGGCTGTATACCCCTCGTGTAAGGGTATTCGCCCGGCCAGTTCAGTTTGTCGGTATAATCAAAACCATCTAAACTGAGCGGGTCATAAACTGTTTCAAGTTCGAGATCTGAATCAAGTTTGAACTGCTTGCGCTCAGGATATTTCTCCAGAATCTCATTCAGCTTCCCGAGCCATTCTTTTTTTCTCTCATCTAATTGTATTTTGTTGTCCTGATCAGACAATTTACCTGAATCCTCCTCTCATAGTTAATCTCATTAATGTAATTTCTTATAGAATATTTTTCAGCAATCCGGGCACTTCGGTCGGCAGTTCGGCAACACGGACACCGGCTGCGGAAAGAGCTTTCACTTTGCTTTCAAAAGTACCGCGGCCCCGCTCGATAATAGCTCCGGCATGACCCATCCTTTTGCCCGGAGGTGCGCTTTTACCCGCAAGATAGGCAATAACCGGCTTTTTCATCGAGGAGCTGATATAGGCTGCCGCCTCTTCCTCGGCGCTGCCGCCGATTTCACCAACCAGGATAATCGCTTTCGTTTCCTGATCTGCTTCAAATTGCTCTAGGACATCAATAAAATGCATACCCACAATCCGGTCCCCTCCAAGCCCTACAACACTTGTTGTCCCGATGTTATGTTCTGTTAACTGGCCAACAATTTCATAGCACAAGGTTCCGCTGCGGGAGACAATGCCGACCGGACCGGGAATAAAATAGCGGTTAGGCATGATCCCGATTTTCGATTTACCGGAAGATACCAGGCCGAAGGTATTTGGACCGACAATTACCGCCTCTTTCTGCTTCGCATAGGCCATAATATCCATTGCGTCATGCAGGGGAATATGTTCAGGGATCAAGACTAAAATTTTCAAGCCCGCTTCCAGCGCTTCGTAGGCGGCGTCACGGACAAATGGCGCGGGTATGAATAAGATACTGGCATCCGGCTTCTGCTCTTCTACGGCAGCAAATACAGTATCGTAAACGGGAATACCTTCCACCGATTGACCGCCTTTTCCGGGAGATATGCCACCGACAATATTTGTTCCGTAAGCGAGCATCTGGCCCGTATGGAAAGAGCCCTGTTTGCCGGTTATCCCCTGAACTATAACACGTGTTGATTGATCTATATAAATTGACATTTACTAAACTCCCTTCTTATCTGCTCGATGATCTGTCCCGATTACTATCAGGCCCGGGAAAGTTCGACAGCATGTCTTACAGCATCATCCATCGAACTGAAAGCCTGAATACCGGCTTTTTCAAGAATAGCCCGGCCTTCCGTCTCGTTGGTGCCGACCATGCGGAATGCTACCGGCAGGTCTATGCCTTTACTCTCTCTCGTTTTGACAAAGGCTTCTGCAACCACATCACAGCGGGTGATTCCGCCAAAAATATTGATCATCAATACCCTGGGGTTCGTTCCCAAGAGTAGTTCAAGCGCCTGGGCTGTCCGCTCGATATCAGCCCCGCCGCCAAAATCAAGAAAGTTTGCCGGTGAGCCGCCATAATGCTGGACCATATCGAGGGTAGCCATGGTTATTCCGGCCCCGTTGGCCATTACAGCAATATCTCCCCCGAGTTCCACGTAGGCCAGATCGAGTTCCTCTGCTTTAAGTTCAAGGGCAGTTTTCTCCGTTACCCT
This window encodes:
- the sucD gene encoding succinate--CoA ligase subunit alpha, which codes for MSIYIDQSTRVIVQGITGKQGSFHTGQMLAYGTNIVGGISPGKGGQSVEGIPVYDTVFAAVEEQKPDASILFIPAPFVRDAAYEALEAGLKILVLIPEHIPLHDAMDIMAYAKQKEAVIVGPNTFGLVSSGKSKIGIMPNRYFIPGPVGIVSRSGTLCYEIVGQLTEHNIGTTSVVGLGGDRIVGMHFIDVLEQFEADQETKAIILVGEIGGSAEEEAAAYISSSMKKPVIAYLAGKSAPPGKRMGHAGAIIERGRGTFESKVKALSAAGVRVAELPTEVPGLLKNIL